CGCACCCGATCCCTGGAAGGATTTCTTCCGGCAGCGCCAGTCGATCGCCGCGGCGCTCCGCGCCGTCCGTCGCGCACCCTAGACGTCCGCGCGGCCGGCGTGCCGCTAGGCGCCGACGGCCGCCGCGGGATGATACGGGTCGGCGCCGCCCGTGAGCGTTCCCGTGGACGGGTCGCGGGCAATGACGACGGGGCTGGCAAAGAACCGGGGCACCATGGTTTCTTCCGCCGCGGCCAGGCGGTGGCCGAGCCGCACCAGCTCATCGCGTACCGCGGCCGGTACGCGGACGTCGACGACGACCTCGTCGCCGCTCGCGTCGATCCGCGGGGCGTCGATCGCCGCCTGGGCGTCCATCCGGAACTCCATGTGATTGAGCACAAGCTGCAGCACGCAGTCGATGATCCGGCGTCCGCCGGATGCGCCCACCGCGAGGACCGGCTGGCCGTCGACGCACACGAGGGCAGGAGTCATGTTGGCGAGGGGCCGCCGGCCGGGACCGGCGGAGTTGCGGCGGCCGGGTTCGGGATCGAACCACATCATGCCGTTGTTGAGCAGGACGCCGGCCTCCGGTACGAGGACCCGCGATCCAAACCGGGAGAGCAGGGTCTGGGTCAGCGAGACCATCATGCCGGCGGAGTCCGCCGCGCAGAGATGCGTCGTGCTGGACGGATCGGCGCCCGCCGCGCTGTGCGCCGACGCGCGCCCGGCGAGCCGGGACCGCCGCCTTGCGAGATGCGCCTCGCTCGTCACGAGCTCCCAGCCGCCCTCGTCCGAGAGGAACTCGAGGCGGTCGTCGAACGCGACGTGCGTGGCCTCGATCAACAGATGCAGGTACGGCGCGGTGTTGTGCCCGAGCCCGCCGAGCGACGATCCCGCCATGAGGCCGGCGATCTCCGCGAGTGTCGCGCCGCCGCTCGGCCCGGACGAGAGGACGACGTCGTATCCGAGCGTCCGGGACGTGAGCGCCGGGGCCAGGCGGGCCTCGTAGCGCGCGAAGTCTTCGAGGTCCAGCAGACCGCCTCGGCGCCGTACATCGTCGACGATCTGCCGGGCGGCCGGGCCGCGATAGAACGCGTCCGGCCCGCCGGCCGCGAGCGCTTCGAGCGTTCGCGCGAGATGCGGCTGCGCAAACGGCTGGGGCCGAGGGGTCGTCGAGGGCACGACCGGAACGCCGTCCGGCATGAACAGTGACGCCGCCGCATCGTACCGCCGAAGCGTCGCCGCATCCAGCGCCACCTGGAGCGTCGTGGTCCATTCGACCGGGAAGCCGTCGCGGGCCAGCGCGATCGCGGGCCCGAGCACGGCCCCAAGCGGCATCGTACCGAGCCGCTCGAGCGCCAGCGCGAGGCCCGCCGGAACGCCGGGCACGGCAACGGACCGGGGACCGTGGATGTTGGCCTGGCCGCGCACCCGGCGCCATCCGAACAACTCGGTGTCGTACCCGCCCTCGAGCTCGAACATCTCTGCGTGGGCCGCACGCGGCGCCCGCATTCCGTATTCCACCACCGCGGTCATGCCGGCCGCACCCGTCGGAGCCGGACGGCCGACGACCATGTACCCGCCGCCGCCGAGCCCGCTCATCCACGGCTCGATGACGCCGATCGCAAACGCCGCGGCCACCGCGGCGTCGACGGCGTTGCCGCCTTGATTGAGCATCTCGACGCCCGCACGCGCCGCCAGCGGATGC
Above is a genomic segment from bacterium containing:
- a CDS encoding gamma-glutamyltransferase, which gives rise to MMESGWQFRKALVTSNRGVVAAKHPLAARAGVEMLNQGGNAVDAAVAAAFAIGVIEPWMSGLGGGGYMVVGRPAPTGAAGMTAVVEYGMRAPRAAHAEMFELEGGYDTELFGWRRVRGQANIHGPRSVAVPGVPAGLALALERLGTMPLGAVLGPAIALARDGFPVEWTTTLQVALDAATLRRYDAAASLFMPDGVPVVPSTTPRPQPFAQPHLARTLEALAAGGPDAFYRGPAARQIVDDVRRRGGLLDLEDFARYEARLAPALTSRTLGYDVVLSSGPSGGATLAEIAGLMAGSSLGGLGHNTAPYLHLLIEATHVAFDDRLEFLSDEGGWELVTSEAHLARRRSRLAGRASAHSAAGADPSSTTHLCAADSAGMMVSLTQTLLSRFGSRVLVPEAGVLLNNGMMWFDPEPGRRNSAGPGRRPLANMTPALVCVDGQPVLAVGASGGRRIIDCVLQLVLNHMEFRMDAQAAIDAPRIDASGDEVVVDVRVPAAVRDELVRLGHRLAAAEETMVPRFFASPVVIARDPSTGTLTGGADPYHPAAAVGA